GTGATGCCGGGCATTCTCGTCGGTATTGCCATTCTCATTTTCTATCGCGGTCTCATCGGCATCCGCACCGGCTTCTGGTCGGTCTTCCTCGCCCATTTCATCTGGGCCCTGCCATTCGCGCTGCTCTGCATCCTGATCGTCGTCGTCCGCTTCGACCACAGACTGCTCGATGCGGCGCGCGACCTCGGCGCCCCGCGCTGGCGCCGCTTCCTCGACATCGAGCTGCCCTTGCTGATGCCCGGCATCTCGGCGTCGCTGTTCTTCAGCTTTCTCTTATCCTTCAACGAATTGCCGCGCACCCTCTATGCGCGCGGCGGCATCATGACCTTGCCCTATTATTTGTGGACGGCATCGGCCTCGCACAGCACGCAGGTCTCGCTCATCTATGCGCTGAGCGCCGTCATCACCGTCGCGAGCTTCCTCCTGACGCTCGCCGCGATGCGGCTCCTGTCGAGGGATTAAGCTCAGGTCTAGCTCAGCGCCTTGTCGAGATTGGGCGTCTTGAGGCTCAACGCGCTGAGCTTGGTCTTCAGGGCTTCCCAGGCCTCGTCTGGGAAATCGGTAAGCGGCGGCCGCATCGTCTTGAAGCCGGGCGCTTTGCCATATTCGGCGATCGTGCGCTTGAGCGCTGAGATCATCGCGATGCCGTCATAGGCGGCGCGCGTCGCGTTGAGTGCGTCCTGCTTGGCTTGCGCGTCGGCATTGGCGCGCGTCTCATAGAGATTGACGATGGCGCCGGGATGGACATTGGCCATCGCCGAGATGCAACCGGCTCCGTCATGCCGCATCGTTTCGAGCAGGAAGCGCTCCGAGCCGCAGAAGACGCGGAAGTCCGGGAAGGCATCGAGCATCGCCTTGGTGTTGGCGAAGTCGCCGCCCGAATCCTTGATCCCGACAACGGTATCCGGATACTGCTTGATCAGCCTTTCGATCAGCTTCAGGCTGATCGCGATCCCCGAAACCTGCGGGATGTGATAGAGGCAGATTTTCAGATTTG
This genomic stretch from Nordella sp. HKS 07 harbors:
- a CDS encoding dihydrodipicolinate synthase family protein, giving the protein MVNETLAGVFAPVLTPFDRTLKPDAPLFAKYCGWVLSQGAGLAVFGTNSEANSLTVGEKLELFSLLIDNELPVEKMMPGTGACALPDAVALCQAGAKAKTAATLMLPPFYYKDVSDDGLFAFYAETIERVGDANLKICLYHIPQVSGIAISLKLIERLIKQYPDTVVGIKDSGGDFANTKAMLDAFPDFRVFCGSERFLLETMRHDGAGCISAMANVHPGAIVNLYETRANADAQAKQDALNATRAAYDGIAMISALKRTIAEYGKAPGFKTMRPPLTDFPDEAWEALKTKLSALSLKTPNLDKALS
- a CDS encoding ABC transporter permease, with amino-acid sequence MSGRNSLPPAGLFTRNGVRFAVACGVFAMVLLYLPILGLVLLSFSAQPLTGIPWPLTIEWYASLFEGENSRWTRPLATSVGIGLLVSFNATAAALLIGRAVPLAHRRGGLLATYLSVIVMPGILVGIAILIFYRGLIGIRTGFWSVFLAHFIWALPFALLCILIVVVRFDHRLLDAARDLGAPRWRRFLDIELPLLMPGISASLFFSFLLSFNELPRTLYARGGIMTLPYYLWTASASHSTQVSLIYALSAVITVASFLLTLAAMRLLSRD